In Streptomyces qaidamensis, one DNA window encodes the following:
- the pyrF gene encoding orotidine-5'-phosphate decarboxylase, which yields MSGLEPFGARLRRAMDERGPLCVGIDPHASLLAEWGLNDDVAGLERFSRTVVEAVADRVAVLKPQSAFFERFGSRGVAVLEKSVAEARAAGALVVMDAKRGDIGSTMAAYAESFLHKDAPLFSDALTVSPYLGYGSLSPAVALARENGAGLFVLALTSNPEGGEVQHAVRSDGRNVGATMLAHLAAENTGEEPLGSFGAVVGATLGDLSTYDLDINGPLLAPGIGAQGATPADLPGVFGAAVRNVVPNVSRGVLRHGPDAVALRDATERFAAEIRRAVTPS from the coding sequence ATGAGTGGTCTCGAACCCTTCGGCGCGCGCCTGCGCCGGGCCATGGACGAGCGCGGCCCGCTGTGCGTCGGCATCGACCCGCACGCCTCCCTGCTCGCCGAGTGGGGCCTGAACGACGACGTGGCGGGCCTGGAGCGGTTCAGCCGCACGGTCGTCGAGGCGGTGGCCGACCGGGTCGCCGTGCTCAAGCCGCAGAGCGCGTTCTTCGAGCGCTTCGGTTCGCGCGGTGTCGCCGTCCTGGAGAAGTCGGTCGCCGAGGCCCGGGCGGCGGGCGCGCTGGTCGTGATGGACGCCAAGCGCGGCGACATCGGCTCGACCATGGCCGCCTACGCCGAGTCCTTCCTGCACAAGGACGCGCCGCTGTTCTCCGACGCCCTGACGGTCTCGCCGTACCTCGGCTACGGATCGCTCAGCCCGGCCGTGGCACTGGCCCGGGAGAACGGCGCGGGACTCTTCGTGCTGGCCCTGACGTCCAACCCGGAGGGCGGCGAGGTCCAGCACGCCGTGCGCTCCGACGGCCGGAACGTCGGAGCGACGATGCTCGCGCACCTGGCCGCCGAGAACACGGGGGAGGAGCCCCTGGGGTCGTTCGGCGCGGTCGTCGGCGCCACCCTCGGTGATCTGTCGACGTACGATCTGGACATCAACGGCCCGCTCCTGGCACCCGGCATCGGCGCCCAGGGCGCCACGCCGGCCGATCTTCCCGGGGTCTTCGGCGCCGCGGTGCGCAACGTCGTGCCGAACGTCAGCCGGGGAGTGCTGCGCCACGGTCCCGACGCGGTCGCTCTGCGTGACGCCACGGAGCGCTTCGCGGCGGAGATCCGGCGCGCCGTGACGCCTTCGTGA
- the metK gene encoding methionine adenosyltransferase encodes MSRRLFTSESVTEGHPDKIADQISDTILDALLREDPSSRVAVETLITTGLVHVAGEVTTKTYADIATLVRNKILEIGYDSSKKGFDGASCGVSVSIGAQSPDIAQGVDTAYENRVEGDDDELDKQGAGDQGLMFGYATDETPTLMPLPIFLAHRLSKRLSDVRKNGTIPYLRPDGKTQVTIEYDGDKAVRLDTVVVSSQHASDIDLDSLLAPDIKEFVVEPELKALLDEGIKLDTENYRLLVNPTGRFEIGGPMGDAGLTGRKIIIDTYGGMARHGGGAFSGKDPSKVDRSAAYAMRWVAKNVVAAGLATRCEVQVAYAIGKAEPVGLFVETFGTAKIDTEKIEKAIDEVFDLRPAAIIRDLDLLRPIYSQTAAYGHFGRELPDFTWERTDRVDALRKAAGL; translated from the coding sequence GTGTCCCGTCGTCTGTTCACCTCGGAGTCTGTCACCGAGGGTCACCCCGACAAGATCGCTGACCAGATCAGCGACACCATTCTCGACGCGCTTCTGCGCGAGGACCCCTCATCCCGGGTCGCCGTCGAGACCCTGATCACGACCGGCCTGGTGCACGTGGCCGGCGAGGTCACGACCAAGACGTACGCGGACATCGCGACGCTGGTCCGGAACAAGATCCTCGAAATCGGCTACGACTCCTCCAAGAAGGGCTTCGACGGCGCCTCCTGCGGCGTGTCGGTGTCGATCGGCGCGCAGTCCCCGGACATCGCCCAGGGCGTGGACACGGCGTACGAGAACCGTGTCGAGGGTGACGACGACGAGCTCGACAAGCAGGGCGCGGGCGACCAGGGCCTGATGTTCGGCTACGCGACGGACGAGACGCCGACGCTGATGCCGCTGCCGATCTTCCTGGCGCACCGCCTGTCGAAGCGTCTGTCCGACGTGCGCAAGAACGGCACGATCCCCTACCTGCGCCCGGACGGCAAGACGCAGGTCACCATCGAGTACGACGGTGACAAGGCGGTCCGCCTGGACACCGTGGTGGTCTCCTCGCAGCACGCCTCCGACATCGACCTGGACTCGCTCCTGGCTCCGGACATCAAGGAGTTCGTCGTCGAGCCGGAGCTCAAGGCGCTGCTGGACGAGGGCATCAAGCTCGACACGGAGAACTACCGTCTCCTGGTCAACCCGACCGGCCGTTTCGAGATCGGCGGCCCGATGGGTGACGCCGGCCTGACCGGCCGCAAGATCATCATCGACACCTACGGCGGCATGGCCCGTCACGGCGGTGGCGCGTTCTCCGGCAAGGACCCGTCCAAGGTCGACCGTTCCGCGGCGTACGCGATGCGCTGGGTCGCGAAGAACGTCGTGGCCGCGGGCCTCGCCACCCGCTGCGAGGTCCAGGTCGCGTACGCGATCGGCAAGGCCGAGCCGGTCGGCCTGTTCGTCGAGACCTTCGGCACCGCCAAGATCGACACGGAGAAGATCGAGAAGGCGATCGACGAGGTCTTCGACCTCCGTCCGGCCGCCATCATCCGCGACCTCGACCTGCTCCGCCCGATCTACTCCCAGACCGCGGCGTACGGCCACTTCGGCCGCGAGCTGCCCGACTTCACCTGGGAGCGGACGGACCGCGTGGACGCGCTGCGCAAGGCCGCGGGGCTGTAG
- the rpoZ gene encoding DNA-directed RNA polymerase subunit omega, which yields MSSSISAPEGIINPPIDELLEATDSKYSLVIYAAKRARQINAYYSQLGEGLLEYVGPLVDTHVHEKPLSIALREINAGLLTSEAVEGPAQ from the coding sequence GTGTCCTCTTCCATCTCCGCGCCCGAGGGCATCATCAACCCGCCGATCGACGAGCTCCTCGAGGCCACCGACTCGAAGTACAGCCTCGTGATCTACGCGGCCAAGCGTGCCCGCCAGATCAACGCGTACTACTCGCAGCTCGGCGAGGGTCTCCTCGAGTACGTCGGTCCCCTCGTCGACACCCACGTCCACGAGAAGCCGCTCTCGATCGCCCTCCGCGAGATCAACGCGGGGCTCCTGACGTCCGAGGCCGTCGAGGGCCCGGCGCAGTAA
- a CDS encoding primosomal protein N', translating to MSSENEQAGGGAEGAPPEQLALIRDSVRKAKKPRAKPRTWRGAALARELPVARVLVDKGVLHLDRYFDYAVPEELDAEARPGVRVRVRFGAGRHRVRDGRREGGGLIDGFLVERLAESDYSGPLAALAQVVSPEQVLSEELLGLARAVADRYAGSLADVLQLAVPPRNARAEQRPSPEPLPPPPPPEAASWQRYERGAAFLGALASGGAPRAVWNALPGPQWSDELARAVAATLASGRGALTVLPDGRAVARVDAALTSLLGQGRHAVLTADAGPEKRYAQWLAVRRGSVRAVIGTRAAMFAPVQDLGLVALWDDGDDSHSEQHAPQPHAREVLLLRAAQDKCGFLLGSWGCTVEAAQLVESGWARPLVASRDQVRAAAPLVRTVGDGDLARDEAARAARLPTLAWQAVREGLRHGPVLVQVPRRGYVPRMACANCRAPARCRHCSGPLEAPDGGALNCGWCGREESAWHCPDCGSFRLRASVVGARRTAEDLGRAFPAVPVRTSGREHVLDTVPGAPALVVSTPGAEPVAEGGYAAALLLDGWAMLGRPDLRAGEDALRRWIAAASLVRPQPDGGRVVVVAEPTLRPVQALVRWDPVGHAVRELAERAELGFPPVSRMAAVSGPPEAVADFLRTAELPPEAEVLGPVPLPVPAPGRPRRAGAPPPGEQWERALLRVPPGRGAALATALKNAQAARMARGSGSGAGVWVRVDPADIG from the coding sequence GTGAGCAGCGAGAACGAACAGGCGGGCGGCGGGGCCGAGGGTGCGCCGCCCGAGCAGCTCGCGCTCATCCGGGACAGTGTGCGCAAGGCCAAGAAGCCCCGGGCCAAACCGCGGACCTGGCGGGGCGCCGCGCTCGCCAGGGAGCTCCCCGTCGCACGCGTCCTCGTCGACAAGGGCGTCCTGCATCTCGACCGGTACTTCGACTACGCCGTGCCCGAGGAGCTGGACGCGGAAGCCCGGCCGGGCGTGCGGGTGAGGGTGCGGTTCGGGGCCGGGCGGCATCGTGTGCGGGACGGGCGGCGCGAGGGCGGCGGGCTGATCGACGGGTTCCTCGTCGAGCGGCTGGCCGAGTCCGACTATTCGGGGCCGCTGGCAGCCCTCGCCCAGGTCGTGTCGCCCGAGCAGGTGCTCAGCGAGGAGCTGCTGGGGCTGGCCCGGGCGGTCGCCGACCGGTACGCGGGCAGTCTCGCCGACGTCCTGCAGCTCGCCGTGCCACCGCGCAACGCCCGAGCCGAGCAGCGGCCCTCACCCGAGCCGCTGCCACCGCCCCCTCCACCCGAGGCGGCATCCTGGCAGCGCTACGAGCGGGGAGCGGCCTTCCTGGGGGCGCTGGCCTCCGGCGGAGCGCCCCGGGCCGTGTGGAACGCGCTGCCCGGGCCGCAGTGGAGCGACGAGCTGGCCCGGGCCGTCGCCGCGACGCTGGCCTCCGGGCGCGGGGCGCTCACCGTCCTGCCCGACGGACGCGCGGTCGCGCGGGTCGACGCCGCCCTGACCTCCCTGCTGGGGCAGGGGCGGCACGCGGTGCTCACCGCCGACGCCGGCCCCGAGAAGCGGTACGCGCAGTGGCTCGCGGTGCGGCGCGGTTCCGTGCGGGCCGTGATCGGGACCCGGGCCGCCATGTTCGCGCCGGTCCAGGACCTCGGCCTGGTCGCCCTCTGGGACGACGGCGACGACAGCCACAGCGAGCAGCATGCCCCGCAGCCCCACGCCCGCGAGGTGCTTCTGCTGCGGGCCGCACAGGACAAGTGCGGTTTCCTGCTGGGGAGCTGGGGCTGCACGGTGGAGGCCGCGCAGCTCGTCGAGAGCGGCTGGGCGCGGCCGCTCGTCGCCTCCCGGGATCAGGTCCGGGCCGCCGCTCCGCTCGTACGGACCGTCGGGGACGGCGATCTCGCCCGCGACGAGGCCGCCCGGGCCGCCCGGCTGCCGACCCTCGCCTGGCAGGCCGTCAGGGAGGGCCTGCGGCACGGCCCGGTGCTGGTGCAGGTGCCCCGCCGGGGGTACGTGCCGCGCATGGCGTGTGCCAACTGCCGGGCGCCCGCGCGGTGCCGGCACTGCTCAGGGCCGCTGGAGGCGCCGGACGGCGGTGCGCTGAACTGCGGGTGGTGCGGACGCGAGGAGAGCGCCTGGCACTGCCCGGACTGCGGCTCCTTCCGCCTGCGCGCCTCGGTCGTCGGGGCGCGGCGCACCGCCGAGGACCTCGGCCGGGCGTTCCCCGCCGTACCGGTACGCACCTCGGGGCGGGAGCATGTGCTCGACACGGTGCCGGGGGCGCCCGCGCTGGTCGTCAGCACGCCGGGGGCCGAGCCCGTCGCCGAGGGCGGGTACGCGGCGGCGCTGCTGCTGGACGGCTGGGCGATGCTCGGGCGGCCCGATCTGCGGGCCGGGGAGGACGCGTTGCGGCGGTGGATCGCGGCCGCGTCCCTCGTCCGGCCGCAGCCGGACGGCGGCAGGGTGGTGGTCGTGGCCGAACCGACGCTGCGGCCCGTGCAGGCGCTCGTCCGGTGGGATCCCGTCGGTCACGCGGTGCGGGAGCTCGCCGAGCGGGCGGAGCTGGGATTTCCGCCGGTGTCGCGGATGGCGGCCGTGTCGGGGCCACCGGAGGCGGTGGCCGACTTCCTCCGCACGGCCGAACTGCCGCCCGAGGCCGAGGTGCTGGGGCCGGTGCCGCTGCCCGTCCCCGCCCCCGGGCGACCGCGGCGGGCGGGGGCGCCGCCGCCCGGGGAGCAGTGGGAGCGGGCGTTGCTGCGGGTGCCGCCGGGGAGGGGCGCCGCGCTGGCCACCGCGCTCAAGAACGCGCAGGCCGCGCGGATGGCCCGGGGGAGCGGGAGCGGGGCCGGCGTGTGGGTGCGGGTCGATCCGGCCGACATCGGGTGA
- a CDS encoding quinone-dependent dihydroorotate dehydrogenase — protein MYKIFFRLVFKRLDPEQAHHLAFRWIRLAARVPVLRTFLAAALAPRYKELRTEALGLRMHGPFGLAAGFDKNAVGIDGMAMLGFDHVEIGTVTGEPQPGNPKQRLFRLVKDRALINRMGFNNDGSLRVAARLASRTPVFKPVVGVNIGKTKVVPEEEAVADYVKSAERLAPYADYLVVNVSSPNTPGLRNLQATEALRPLLSAVREAADRTASARRLPLLVKIAPDLADEDVDAVADLAVELGLDGIIATNTTIAREGLGLKSDPSLVKETGGLSGAPLKDRSLEVLRRLYARVGDRITLVGVGGIENAEDAWQRILAGATLVQGYSAFIYEGPLWGRAIHKGLAARLATSPYATLADAVGADVRKTA, from the coding sequence ATGTACAAGATCTTCTTCCGTCTCGTCTTCAAACGGCTGGACCCGGAGCAGGCCCACCACCTTGCCTTCCGCTGGATCCGCCTGGCCGCCCGCGTGCCCGTGCTGCGCACCTTCCTCGCGGCCGCCCTCGCGCCCCGGTACAAGGAGCTGCGCACCGAGGCCCTGGGCCTGCGCATGCACGGCCCCTTCGGGCTCGCCGCGGGCTTCGACAAGAACGCCGTCGGCATCGACGGCATGGCCATGCTCGGCTTCGACCACGTCGAGATCGGCACGGTGACCGGCGAACCGCAGCCCGGCAATCCCAAGCAGCGGCTGTTCCGCCTGGTCAAGGACCGCGCGCTGATCAACCGCATGGGCTTCAACAACGACGGCTCGCTCCGCGTCGCCGCCCGCCTCGCCTCCCGTACGCCCGTCTTCAAGCCGGTCGTCGGCGTCAACATCGGCAAGACCAAGGTCGTCCCCGAGGAGGAGGCCGTCGCGGACTACGTGAAGTCCGCCGAGCGGCTCGCGCCGTACGCCGACTACCTGGTCGTGAACGTCTCCTCGCCGAACACGCCGGGGCTGCGCAACCTCCAGGCCACCGAGGCCCTGCGCCCCCTGCTGAGCGCCGTCCGCGAGGCCGCCGACCGCACGGCGTCCGCCCGCCGCCTCCCGCTCCTCGTCAAGATCGCGCCGGACCTCGCCGACGAGGACGTCGACGCCGTCGCCGACCTCGCCGTGGAACTCGGCCTGGACGGCATCATCGCCACCAACACCACCATCGCGCGCGAGGGCCTCGGCCTGAAGTCCGACCCCTCCCTGGTCAAGGAGACCGGCGGCCTGTCGGGAGCACCCCTGAAGGACCGCTCCCTGGAGGTCCTGCGGCGCCTCTACGCGCGCGTGGGCGACCGGATCACCCTGGTGGGCGTCGGCGGCATCGAGAACGCCGAGGACGCCTGGCAGCGCATCCTGGCCGGCGCCACGCTGGTCCAGGGCTACAGCGCCTTCATCTACGAGGGGCCCCTCTGGGGCCGCGCGATTCACAAGGGGCTCGCCGCTCGCCTGGCCACGAGCCCGTACGCCACGCTCGCCGACGCGGTGGGCGCCGACGTGAGGAAGACGGCATGA
- the coaBC gene encoding bifunctional phosphopantothenoylcysteine decarboxylase/phosphopantothenate--cysteine ligase CoaBC, whose amino-acid sequence MDKPKVVLGVSGGIAAYKACELLRRLTESGHEVRVVPTASALHFVGAATWSALSGNPVSTEVWDDVHEVPHVRIGQHADLVVVAPATADTLAKAAHGLADDLLTNTLLTARCPVVFAPAMHTEMWEHPATQENVATLRRRGALVIEPAVGRLTGVDTGKGRLPDPGEIFEVCRRVLARGVTEPDLAGRHVLVSAGGTREPLDPVRFLGNRSSGKQGYALARTAAARGARVTLIAANSTLPAPAGVDVVPVGTAVELREAVLRAAPEADAVVMAAAVADFRPAAYAAGKIKKKDGQEPEPVTLVRNPDILAEISADRARPGQVIVGFAAETDDVLANGRAKLKRKGCDLLVVNEVGELKTFGSEENEAVVLGADGSETAVAHGPKEALAETVWDLVAERLS is encoded by the coding sequence GTGGACAAGCCGAAGGTCGTTCTGGGGGTCAGCGGGGGCATCGCCGCGTACAAGGCCTGTGAGCTGCTGCGGCGGCTGACGGAGTCGGGTCACGAGGTGCGGGTGGTGCCCACGGCCTCCGCGCTGCACTTCGTCGGCGCCGCCACCTGGTCCGCGCTCTCCGGCAACCCCGTCTCCACCGAGGTCTGGGACGACGTGCACGAGGTCCCGCACGTCCGCATCGGGCAGCACGCCGACCTGGTCGTCGTCGCCCCCGCCACCGCCGACACGCTGGCCAAGGCGGCCCACGGCCTCGCCGACGACCTCCTCACCAACACCCTGCTCACCGCCCGTTGCCCGGTCGTCTTCGCCCCCGCCATGCACACGGAGATGTGGGAGCACCCGGCCACCCAGGAGAACGTGGCGACGCTGCGCCGCCGCGGCGCCCTCGTCATCGAGCCGGCCGTCGGCCGCCTCACCGGCGTCGACACCGGCAAGGGCCGGCTGCCCGACCCGGGCGAGATCTTCGAGGTCTGCCGCCGCGTCCTGGCCCGGGGCGTCACCGAGCCCGACCTCGCGGGCCGGCACGTCCTCGTCAGCGCCGGCGGCACCCGCGAGCCCCTGGACCCCGTCCGCTTCCTCGGCAACCGTTCCTCCGGCAAGCAGGGCTACGCCCTCGCCCGCACCGCCGCCGCCCGAGGCGCCCGTGTCACGCTGATCGCGGCCAACAGCACCCTGCCGGCCCCGGCGGGCGTCGACGTCGTGCCGGTCGGCACCGCCGTGGAGCTGCGCGAGGCGGTACTGCGGGCCGCCCCGGAGGCCGACGCCGTGGTGATGGCGGCCGCGGTGGCGGACTTCCGCCCGGCGGCGTACGCGGCAGGGAAGATCAAGAAGAAGGACGGCCAGGAGCCGGAGCCGGTCACCCTGGTGCGGAATCCGGACATTCTCGCGGAGATCTCGGCCGACCGGGCCCGCCCCGGACAGGTGATCGTCGGCTTCGCCGCGGAGACGGACGACGTCCTGGCCAACGGCCGCGCCAAGCTCAAGCGCAAGGGCTGCGATCTCCTGGTCGTGAACGAGGTGGGGGAGCTGAAGACCTTCGGTTCCGAGGAGAACGAGGCGGTCGTGCTGGGCGCCGACGGCAGCGAGACCGCCGTGGCGCACGGGCCCAAGGAAGCCCTGGCCGAAACCGTGTGGGATCTGGTGGCCGAGCGCCTGAGCTGA
- the gmk gene encoding guanylate kinase, whose amino-acid sequence MAATPRGTSPVPPDVRPRLTVLSGPSGVGKSTVVAHMRKEHPEVWLSVSATTRKPRPGEQHGVHYFFVSDEEMDKLIANGELLEWAEFAGNRYGTPRAAVQERLENGEPVLLEIDLQGARLVRESMPEAQLVFLAPPSWEELVRRLTGRGTEPPEVIERRLEAAKTELAAEPEFDTTLVNTSVEDVARELLALVDVV is encoded by the coding sequence ATGGCTGCAACACCCCGGGGGACGTCCCCCGTACCCCCGGACGTACGTCCGCGGCTGACCGTGCTCTCCGGCCCCTCTGGGGTCGGCAAGAGCACGGTCGTCGCTCATATGCGCAAGGAACACCCCGAGGTCTGGCTCTCGGTGTCGGCGACGACCCGCAAGCCGCGCCCCGGCGAGCAGCACGGAGTCCACTACTTCTTCGTCTCCGACGAAGAGATGGACAAGCTGATCGCCAACGGGGAGCTGCTGGAGTGGGCCGAGTTCGCCGGCAACCGCTACGGCACGCCGCGTGCGGCCGTGCAGGAGCGCCTGGAGAACGGCGAGCCCGTCCTCCTGGAGATCGACCTGCAGGGCGCCCGCCTGGTCCGCGAGTCGATGCCCGAGGCCCAGCTGGTGTTCCTGGCCCCTCCCTCCTGGGAGGAGCTCGTGCGCCGACTCACCGGGCGGGGCACCGAACCGCCCGAGGTGATCGAGCGCCGGCTCGAAGCGGCGAAGACCGAACTCGCGGCCGAGCCGGAGTTCGACACCACCCTGGTCAACACCTCCGTCGAGGACGTAGCACGCGAGCTGCTAGCCTTGGTGGACGTCGTGTGA
- a CDS encoding integration host factor, producing MALPPLTPEQRAAALEKAAAARRERAEVKNRLKHSGASLHEVIKQGQENDVIGKMKVSALLESLPGVGKVRAKQIMERLGISESRRVRGLGSNQIASLEREFGSTGS from the coding sequence GTGGCTCTTCCGCCCCTTACCCCTGAACAGCGCGCAGCCGCGCTCGAAAAGGCCGCCGCGGCTCGCCGGGAGCGGGCCGAGGTCAAGAATCGACTCAAGCACTCCGGCGCCTCCCTTCACGAGGTCATCAAGCAGGGCCAGGAGAACGACGTCATCGGCAAGATGAAGGTCTCCGCCCTCCTCGAGTCGCTGCCCGGCGTGGGCAAGGTCCGCGCGAAGCAGATCATGGAGCGACTCGGCATCTCCGAGAGCCGCCGCGTGCGGGGTCTCGGTTCCAACCAGATCGCCTCCCTGGAGCGCGAGTTCGGCAGCACCGGCTCCTGA
- the fmt gene encoding methionyl-tRNA formyltransferase codes for MKLVFAGTPEVAVPALDALLASGRHEVAAVVTRPDAPAGRGRRLVASPVAERAEEAGIEVLKPAKPKDPEFLERLREIGPDCCPVVAYGALLPRVALDIPAHGWVNLHFSLLPAWRGAAPVQHAIMAGDEITGASTFLIEEGLDSGPVYGTVTEEIRATDTSGDLLTRLAFAGAGLLAATMDGIEDGTLKAVPQPADGISLAPKVNVEDAHLDWNAPALRVDRMVRGCTPAPGAWTTFRGERLKLIQAAPAPDRTDLAPGQITAGKNNVYVGTGSYGVELLWVQAQGKKPMRAADWARGVRIGEGERLGD; via the coding sequence ATGAAGCTCGTCTTCGCCGGTACACCCGAGGTCGCCGTTCCCGCCCTGGACGCTCTGCTCGCCTCCGGACGGCACGAGGTGGCCGCCGTCGTCACGCGGCCCGACGCGCCGGCCGGGCGCGGGCGCAGGCTCGTCGCGTCGCCCGTCGCCGAGCGGGCGGAGGAGGCCGGGATCGAGGTGCTGAAGCCCGCGAAGCCGAAGGACCCCGAGTTCCTGGAGCGGCTGCGGGAGATCGGACCGGACTGCTGCCCCGTCGTCGCCTACGGAGCGCTGCTGCCCCGGGTCGCGCTGGACATCCCCGCGCACGGCTGGGTCAATCTGCACTTCTCCCTGCTCCCGGCCTGGCGCGGTGCCGCCCCCGTGCAGCACGCCATCATGGCCGGTGACGAGATCACCGGGGCGTCGACGTTCCTGATCGAGGAGGGGCTCGACTCCGGGCCGGTGTACGGCACGGTGACCGAGGAGATCCGGGCCACCGACACCAGCGGGGACCTGCTGACACGGCTGGCGTTCGCCGGTGCCGGGCTGCTCGCGGCGACCATGGACGGCATCGAGGACGGCACGCTGAAGGCCGTACCGCAGCCGGCCGACGGGATCAGCCTCGCCCCGAAGGTCAACGTCGAGGACGCGCACCTCGACTGGAACGCACCCGCCCTGCGCGTCGACCGGATGGTGCGGGGCTGCACCCCGGCCCCCGGCGCCTGGACGACCTTCCGCGGTGAGCGGCTCAAGCTCATCCAGGCCGCCCCCGCGCCCGACCGGACGGACCTCGCCCCGGGGCAGATCACCGCCGGGAAGAACAACGTGTACGTCGGCACCGGCTCGTACGGCGTCGAGCTGCTGTGGGTGCAGGCCCAGGGCAAGAAGCCGATGCGGGCGGCGGACTGGGCCCGAGGGGTGCGCATCGGCGAGGGCGAGCGGCTCGGGGACTGA